Proteins encoded in a region of the Prunus persica cultivar Lovell chromosome G4, Prunus_persica_NCBIv2, whole genome shotgun sequence genome:
- the LOC18779671 gene encoding uncharacterized protein LOC18779671: MTEPVSVNILWFGTGWQESDREAIRMSVTSLTSSQYVVKDSEVPTLGNWWEIIRQYGDSNNVPVTDRVDLGAECFYTGPELNMTLDQVVYIGRSVFNKSSIKGFDGNLNCHRLFEVNDNSIYHIVFSYTVMFLDSKEQRQLMDLCGGRFQLEVFAGLKVNILWARAPQNAADQCSMLFHGNSYLGPPNGDEKVDSLVGYMLANVAEEVTNQDGSGWISNDGSGMTVSNSCASPFWRDNGDPPLFRDTEKNMSFNVVGLNGYRYIMPYVWDQKTRNCALKLSETCETNAMVILREPKGYLRGGIIVNHSNGLQPYPPNQKCSWAIHYPTAKFIRFTINYLSVAADSDDHLLICKSKSKSAQCSTLKSNNGRYEKNFKLMSSKVYIEFRTGDQVSFESRGWELSYSAGLCFGKENLYEHDGNISYVASTSFPYVEGLKCQWVLHGKPGTPVFITFTHINISKGLDFLAIYNGTMQQIANFSGLFTGSDLPQLNLSGEVIIAFTTQTDQGEGWSANFYIAHPVNHDKVFVVILIVVLALIAASVYLLAVALAVVRKKLERKNAMDSDERLTLMSTDAIRVENRIGEGPSAVVYRAVSTDGGLVAIKSLRVIAAETELQQEIMAKSSSHPNIISFLGHSQDGLGRHYFVFEYMGRGDLSLNLRERGETLDLDKRIAIALQICSAIQMLHMYLKPPVYHGNITSENIFLDEFYNAKLGGFGAANYCSSSNRANPEQLSEMAEDIWSFGLLLVELLRGEPLVDRETYKNSRRLEEINELLGSQECVDRRLTIPHETCKMGFVKLGEIAKWCIGSSWRVEEGKNNPKIGDVLSGLKQVKLLFSTASG; the protein is encoded by the exons GGAAACTGGTGGGAGATTATTAGACAGTATGGAGACAGTAATAATGTTCCTGTCACTGATAGAGTGGATTTGGGTGCTGAGTGCTTCTATACAGGTCCTGAACTCAACATGACCCTAGACCAAGTAGTTTACATTGGGAGATCAGTTTTCAACAAGTCTTCCATCAAAGGTTTTGATGGGAACCTGAACTGTCATCGGCTTTTCGAAGTAAATGATAACAGTATCTACCATATTGTGTTTTCTTACACTGTGATGTTCTTAGACAGCAAGGAGCAGAGGCAACTGATGGACTTGTGCGGTGGAAGGTTTCAACTTGAGGTTTTTGCAGGGTTGAAAGTAAATATTCTTTGGGCAAGAGCCCCTCAAAATGCTGCTGATCAATGTTCAATGCTTTTTCATGGAAATTCTTACTTGGGACCTCCAAATGGTGATGAGAAGGTTGATAGCTTGGTGGGTTATATGCTTGCCAACGTTGCTGAGGAGGTTACCAACCAAGATGGAAGTGGATGGATTAGTAATGATGGCAGTGGGATGACAGTTAGTAATTCTTGTGCCTCTCCATTTTGGAGGGATAATGGTGATCCTCCTTTGTTCAGGGATACAGAAAAGAATATGAGTTTCAATGTGGTTGGTTTGAATGGTTATCGATACATCATGCCATATGTTTGGGACCAGAAAACCAGGAACTGCGCCTTGAAACTCTCAG AAACCTGTGAAACTAATGCAATGGTTATCTTAAGGGAGCCAAAAGGATACTTGAGGGGAGGAATTATAGTAAACCACTCCAATGGTTTGCAGCCATATCCCCCAAACCAAAAATGTAGTTGGGCAATCCACTACCCAACAGCAAAGTTTATCCGATTCACCATCAACTACCTTTCAGTTGCAGCAGATAGTGATGATCACCTGCTAATTTGCaagtcaaaatcaaaatctgcACAGTGTTCTACGTTGAAATCAAACAATGGAAGATACGAGAAGAATTTCAAGTTGATGAGCTCAAAAGTTTACATCGAGTTCAGAACTGGTGACCAAGTTTCTTTTGAGTCAAGAGGATGGGAGCTCAGTTATTCTGCAG GACTTTGCTTTGGAAAGGAAAATTTATACGAACATGATGGAAATATCAGCTACGTGGCATCTACTAGCTTTCCCTATGTAGAGGGACTGAAATGCCAATGGGTTCTCCATGGAAAACCTGGAACTCCTGTCTTTATAACCTTCACTCATATAAACATCTCTAAAGGTTTGGATTTTCTTGCGATTTATAATGGCACAATGCAGCAGATAGCAAActtttccgggttgtttacaGGCTCTGATCTCCCACAATTGAACTTGAGTGGTGAGGTTATTATTGCATTCACCACTCAGACTGATCAAGGAGAAGGCTGGTCAGCTAACTTTTACATCGCTCATCCTGTGAATCATGACAAGGTCTTCGTTGTCATCCTTATTGTTGTCTTAGCACTTATAGCAGCTAGTGTTTATCTTCTTGCTGTGGCATTAGCTGTAGTTAGAAAGAAACTAGAGCGCAAAAACGCAATGGATTCAGACGAGAGACTTACGCTCATGAGCACAGACGCTATTCGGGTGGAAAACCGAATTGGAGAGGGGCCTTCTGCTGTGGTTTATAGAGCAGTTTCGACTGATGGAGGTCTGGTAGCAATTAAATCTCTAAGAGTTATAGCTGCTGAAACAGAACTTCAACAAGAGATTATGGCCAAATCCTCTTCTCATCCAAACATTATTTCATTTCTGGGGCATTCTCAAGATGGACTTGGAAGACACTATTTTGTGTTTGAGTACATGGGTAGGGGAGACTTGAGCTTGAACTTGAGGGAAAGAGGAGAAACACTGGACTTGGATAAGAGGATAGCAATAGCGTTACAAATCTGCTCTGCTATTCAAATGCTGCATATGTATTTGAAGCCACCAGTATATCATGGAAACATAACATCTGAAAACATATTTCTTGATGAATTCTACAACGCAAAATTAGGAGGTTTTGGTGCTGCAAACtattgcagcagcagcaacagagCTAATCCTGAGCAACTATCAGAAATGGCTGAAGACATATGGAGCTTTGGGCTACTGTTAGTTGAGCTTCTAAGAGGTGAGCCTCTGGTGGACAgagaaacatataaaaattctAGGAGGCTAGAAGAGATAAATGAGCTCCTTGGCAGTCAGGAGTGCGTTGACCGTAGGTTGACCATCCCCCATGAAACATGCAAAATGGGTTTTGTAAAGCTTGGTGAAATTGCAAAGTGGTGCATTGGTAGTAGCTGGAGAGTTGAGGAGGGTAAGAATAATCCCAAGATAGGTGATGTTTTATCGGGTTTGAAGCAGGTGAAGCTCTTGTTTTCCACTGCTTCAggttga